In Camelina sativa cultivar DH55 chromosome 17, Cs, whole genome shotgun sequence, the genomic stretch TACAGGTATTGGAGCTGGACTGGAGTCCATGACAACCAATCCAAGGGGATGGAAAGGATGCAAAGGTACCGTGctctttttgtctctctctctctctctctctctctctctctctctctcgctctctctctcctttctgGAGTGTTTTGATTGGTTCTGTTGGATTTTAAGACCTCATATATAGAACGTATACTGTTGTTGTAGGTGGAGAAGTTTGAACAAGCACATAGTTGTCTTCTTCCAATGGGTATTACTTCAGAAAATGTAGCACACCGGTTTAATGTTTCAAGGGAGGAGCAGGATCAAGCTGCTGTAACTCAAATAAACTTTCTCAGTTCTAATGCATGCATTTGATATTACCCTCCATGCTTTGTTTATCGAGTCAAATGTATATGTAGGTTGATTCTCACAGAAAGGCTGCTTCTGCTACATCTTCTGGTAAATTTAAGGATGAAATAACCCCCGTAAAAACCAAGGTACATGCTGTTTTCCACCTTGCAACAACTCTGAACATGTTAGATTCTTCAGGATGCATCAAGTGCTCTTTTCCCCAAGtttatggattttgtttttacttttcagATTGTTGACCCAAATACAGGTGATGAGAAAGCCATAACAGTCTCTGTTGATGATGGGATTCGACCTAACACAACCCTCTCCGGACTTACGAAGCTGATACCAGTGTTTAAGAAAGACGGAACCACAACTGCTGGTACTTTTCCCAAACTAATTGTTCTTTTGCAGAGAaaactgtttgtttgtttgatccatctatactttatttttttaaatacattgcTTCGTTTGTGTCAAACAGGAAATTCTAGCCAATTAAGTGATGGTGCAGGAGCTGTTCTCCTTATGAGGAGAAGTGTCGCAATGCAGAAAGGCCTTCCCATTCTTGGTGTATTCAGGTGGGTTTGACACTCTATATTGACCTCTCTTTGCTTCATTAAGTTAAAAGCACTCTTGGACACATTACAGGTCCTTTGCTGCAGTTGGTGTGGACCCAGCAATCATGGGGGTTGGGCCAGCTGTGGCTATTCCTGCTGCAGTCAAGGCTGCTGGTTTAGAACTCGATGACATCGACTTGTTTGAGATTAACGAGGTATAAGATAATAGAACAACTCTTCTTTGGGTCTTTCCATGCATTTCACTACTGCACATGCTAGTTTCCTTGTTATAGTCCTTACATACCGTTGTGTGTTTAGGCGTTTGCATCTCAGTATGTTTATTGTCGGAACAAGTTGGGGATAAACCCGGAAAAGATCAATGTCAATGGAGGAGCCATAGCCATTGGACATCCCTTGGGCGCTACAGGTATGCTCTGCTTGTTTACATATCATTAGCCTAAATGAATCCCTCAGCTACTAACAAATGCTATTACACTTTCTCAGGCGCCAGGTGCGTTGCAACGTTGCTGCACGAGATGAAACGCCGTGGTAAATACTGCCGTTTTGGAGTAGTGTCAATGTGCATAGGTATGTTTTAAGTTCACTCTCACtttcactctcactctcattcGTTCCACACACTCACTCTCACTGGGATTGGGAAACCGCGCAGGTTCGGGAATGGGAGCAGCTGCGGTGTTTGAGAGAGGAGGCAGTGTGGATGAGCTCCGCAACGTCAGTAAAGGGGAAGGACAACAAGGCCTTCTTTGACCAAGGACTCTCGCTAGGGACGTCTCCAAATTAGAACACactgctaaaaaaaaaatgcgttATAGATAAATAAATCATGGCAACAACAGTACAATATTTGAGGAACAACTTTTTGTTCTTACTTTTGTTACACTTTAGTACAAAATGTAA encodes the following:
- the LOC104754614 gene encoding 3-ketoacyl-CoA thiolase 1, peroxisomal-like, producing MEKVMERQRVLLQHLQPSDASLSPSACLASYERTSLYGDDVVIVAAQRTALCKAKRGSFKDTYPEDLLASVLRALIEKTNVNPSEVGDIVVGTVLGPGSQRATECRMAAFYAGFPQTVPIRTVNRQCSSGLQAVADVAAAIKAGFYDIGIGAGLESMTTNPRGWKGCKGTVEKFEQAHSCLLPMGITSENVAHRFNVSREEQDQAAVDSHRKAASATSSGKFKDEITPVKTKIVDPNTGDEKAITVSVDDGIRPNTTLSGLTKLIPVFKKDGTTTAGNSSQLSDGAGAVLLMRRSVAMQKGLPILGVFRSFAAVGVDPAIMGVGPAVAIPAAVKAAGLELDDIDLFEINEAFASQYVYCRNKLGINPEKINVNGGAIAIGHPLGATGARCVATLLHEMKRRGKYCRFGVVSMCIGSGMGAAAVFERGGSVDELRNVSKGEGQQGLL